The segment ATTCATCGAAGCTTTGCGACAACTATCCTTTTCAGTTGGTAAGATAACAATGCAAACATTTTTTCTATGTTTGATGAGCACTTGAGTCTAGTCATATATAACTCTTATGTGCACTAATGTTGATCAAGCTCTTAGAAAtcatagtttatttatttattcattatttattattttatcatttcacTTCTTATTGTTAGGCCCAGACAACTTCTGCCTTATCCATGTGAGCTTAGTACCAGTATTGGGTGTTGTTGGGGAGCAAGTAAGAATCTATCTTTTTTATACTGTGCAAATAGTTTGTATAAACTTTATGCTCTGTTCTCTTATATCTAGTCTGGTTATAAATTTTCTGTCTCCATTTTATGATGAATGTAGTCCTCACTATCTATCTGTCTTAAAACACAGAAAACGAAGCCTACACAACACAGTGTTCGAGAACTGAGAGCTTTAGGCTTAACTCCACATCTGCTGGCATGCCGATCCGCTCAGGTACATTTTCTTTACCAACAAATGCAAATAATAAGAGGCTTCAAAATGCACCGGACTGTTCATTTGGTTACaactttgttttcttcctttggCATCATAGTATGAGTTCAGAATGATAACCTtggtccattttttttcttgtactGCAATATGTGCTGTTTTGGTTATATGTACTATGGTTTCATGTTGTATTTGGCAGTAATTTTGTTGAACCATCCCCAATTgcattgttatttttattaaatgacTTAAAGTTTGGCCTTCATATTCATTAAAATGGTTTTGATATTTCAAGGTGTGGTaaggtttttgttttggattatATGTAGCCTATACTGGACAACACGAAGGAGAAGCTTTCACAGTTTTGCCATGTTCCAGTGAGTTGttaattgagattttaaatttttgatggaattgttttttcattattgATTACTAATTTTTGCCcattacttttttcttttgtcttttcaGGCTGGTAACATTCTCAATATCCATGATGTCCCAAACATCTGGCACGTTCCACTTTTGCTTAGGGTAGGTGTTAAGCTATATATACATGCATACATATGAATATGCACGCTCACATTCATATGTTTGTATTTATGTATGTGCGCATCTATggatatgtatatgtatctTATGTGATTATGTTTTTCTGTCGTTTTTGGCTTAGTTGCATCTTGTTGGAAATTATACTTACAGTTTCTTGGGTTTGTATTTGTCACAGAACCAGAATGCTCATCATTCAATTCTTAAACAACTTGACTTGCTCAGGTAGTTTCCGAATCATTTTCATAGAAATCTGATAATACTTCTTCAGATTGAGACTTTAGAAAACAAATCAACACAATGACTTGATTCTTCCTAAGAATTCAATTTGTCACTTTTAGAAACTACCCATTGTTGCATATAGATTActcattgaattttcttataaaaaaccACAAAGCTTGGTTTATGTATTATAAAGTTGGCATCGCCAACTTATTGATGCACTTTATGTGTCTCTCCATCCAGGCAAATGAGAAACTTATTGCCTTACAATgtatttttccctttaaagACATTATATATGTTTCATATCTTaggagaaaaaataataacgctaaaaaataaaatgtcaagaAAAGATGTTTAGGATATCTGGGTATGTATAAGCAGCCTAAAGTATGACTTCATTATTTATGCTAacagccatgtatgttgtccCAGGATTGCTGCTGCTCCTGATTTGCGTGACTGGACAAATATGGCTGCAACCCATGATAATATCACAAATTCAGTAAGTCTACTTTATGCTGTAACTTATGTACGTCAATATGATTTTTGCAAACTCtaagataattaattttggcTTTTTTAGGTGAAAATTGCGATGGTAGGAAAGTACGTTGGTTTGACAGATTCGTACCTTTCTGTTGTGAAGGTGCTATTTTAGTACTTCCTGAAAGAATTCAACTTCTCTTATTTCCACATGCATGGTTGTGGGGCTCTTGTAGTAtatgttttcaaaacttaTTATACATACATGCATAGATTATTCAATTCTGCACATTTTAACTGCAAAATGAGTATTGTTTCATTATTAGGGAGTTATGTTAATTTCGAGCTagatataatatgaaaaaagttATTACTTTTGTATGACCTGTTGGGATCTATACTTATTTTGCAGGCCCTTCTTCATGCATGCATTGCATGTTCTTTGAAGCCATCAATAGATTGGATTGCGGCTACTGATCTTGAGGATGAAAGTTCCAAATCggtattttttttgtacatGGAATCACAAATGCCTTCTATTAGCCCATAATTCCatcatttaaataatgaactgtTCTTTTGTAGACACCGGAAGCACATGCTACTGCATGGGAGACTCTGAGGGTATGCTTTTCCTGGAACCTTTTTTTGGgcttaaaaattatgattgtgttgttgtttttttttctttttttaaacttagCACACTTGGTATATACCAACTCTTGGGacattttcatgttttttcttgCATAATCTCACGTATCCTGCTTTTTATTGGCATACATGTGAACTATAATTTAACTTCATTGTTGGTGGTgggatttcttttttgtcgTTCAAATTTCTCCAGCAGTCTATTCAGTTGATGGAATggttataaaattatatccGAAGTTACTTGGAAAATAAGGTTCGAAACATCGTGGTCCCTTAATACACCATATTTGTGTTAATCGATGTGTTTGTATTATGTAATTTTCAGTAATTGCGGTTTTGAAATTGGAATGTTGAAAGTACTACAGTTTTCATGTTAGTATATTTAAGAGATGGACAAAGGGGGATGGTTTATTATGGCTCTTGGTTTAAAGCCTTTCCGATCCTTTCTTGATAACCTATTTTTTTCAGAAAGCATCGTGTGTCTTGGTTCCTGGAGGATTTGGAGATCGGGGTGTGAAAGGTATGATATTAGCTGCAAAGTATGCCAGGGAAAACAAAGTTCCATACTTTGGGATTTGCTTGGGCATGCAGATATCTGTAATTGAGTTCGCTAGAAATgtaagtgattttttttttcaatagccaaacttcaattttttttaaaattttgtatttatgttatttctgTTGTTGCGATCCCCATCCTCATATGTTTGCTTTCTTTTAGGTTTTGGGTTGGGAAAAGGCAAACAGTACAGAGTTTGATGATGGGACGCCAAATCCTGTTGTTATTTTCATGCCTGAGGTGCTGATTTCTTTAAGACTATTTGTATGTTGCTTACTGTTAAGCTACTTCTAAATGTAATCTGTTAGGACTTGTTTCCCTCTGTGTTCGTGTGTAGGGTTCAAAGACCCATATGGGAAGTACTATGAGATTAGGATCTCGAAGAACACTATTCCAGACTGCTGACTGTATTACTTCGAGGGTGTATGTGTTCTTATTCTTTTACCACGTTTAAATGCTTAATGACAAGTTCAGTTCGCCCTGGTATTTATTGTTGGAGAAACTATATTGGAAGtaactgaactatatattgGTAGTTGAATTGAGTTCACCCTTGTAACTACTTTTGATGCTCGTGTACCCCTGCAacatatttttccatttaattttatatattg is part of the Cucurbita pepo subsp. pepo cultivar mu-cu-16 chromosome LG12, ASM280686v2, whole genome shotgun sequence genome and harbors:
- the LOC111807555 gene encoding CTP synthase isoform X1, which gives rise to MKYVLVTGGVVSGLGKGVTASSIGLVLKACGLRVTSIKIDPYLNMDAGTMSPFEHGEVFVLDDGGEVDLDLGNYERFLDLTLTRENNITTGKIYQSVLEKERRGDYLGKTVQVVPHITDAIKNRIESVATIPVDGQEGPADVCVIELGGTVGDIESMPFIEALRQLSFSVGPDNFCLIHVSLVPVLGVVGEQKTKPTQHSVRELRALGLTPHLLACRSAQPILDNTKEKLSQFCHVPAGNILNIHDVPNIWHVPLLLRNQNAHHSILKQLDLLRIAAAPDLRDWTNMAATHDNITNSVKIAMVGKYVGLTDSYLSVVKALLHACIACSLKPSIDWIAATDLEDESSKSTPEAHATAWETLRKASCVLVPGGFGDRGVKGMILAAKYARENKVPYFGICLGMQISVIEFARNVLGWEKANSTEFDDGTPNPVVIFMPEGSKTHMGSTMRLGSRRTLFQTADCITSRVYHNSQYVDERHRHRYEVNPEFIGTFEEAGLKFVGKDETGNRMEILELPSHPFYVGVQFHPEFKSRPRRPSPVFLGFILAATGQLDLYLEKQQNGS
- the LOC111807555 gene encoding CTP synthase isoform X2, coding for MPVPCLPSNMGKFLFLMMAVDLDLGNYERFLDLTLTRENNITTGKIYQSVLEKERRGDYLGKTVQVVPHITDAIKNRIESVATIPVDGQEGPADVCVIELGGTVGDIESMPFIEALRQLSFSVGPDNFCLIHVSLVPVLGVVGEQKTKPTQHSVRELRALGLTPHLLACRSAQPILDNTKEKLSQFCHVPAGNILNIHDVPNIWHVPLLLRNQNAHHSILKQLDLLRIAAAPDLRDWTNMAATHDNITNSVKIAMVGKYVGLTDSYLSVVKALLHACIACSLKPSIDWIAATDLEDESSKSTPEAHATAWETLRKASCVLVPGGFGDRGVKGMILAAKYARENKVPYFGICLGMQISVIEFARNVLGWEKANSTEFDDGTPNPVVIFMPEGSKTHMGSTMRLGSRRTLFQTADCITSRVYHNSQYVDERHRHRYEVNPEFIGTFEEAGLKFVGKDETGNRMEILELPSHPFYVGVQFHPEFKSRPRRPSPVFLGFILAATGQLDLYLEKQQNGS
- the LOC111807555 gene encoding CTP synthase isoform X3, translating into MVDLDLGNYERFLDLTLTRENNITTGKIYQSVLEKERRGDYLGKTVQVVPHITDAIKNRIESVATIPVDGQEGPADVCVIELGGTVGDIESMPFIEALRQLSFSVGPDNFCLIHVSLVPVLGVVGEQKTKPTQHSVRELRALGLTPHLLACRSAQPILDNTKEKLSQFCHVPAGNILNIHDVPNIWHVPLLLRNQNAHHSILKQLDLLRIAAAPDLRDWTNMAATHDNITNSVKIAMVGKYVGLTDSYLSVVKALLHACIACSLKPSIDWIAATDLEDESSKSTPEAHATAWETLRKASCVLVPGGFGDRGVKGMILAAKYARENKVPYFGICLGMQISVIEFARNVLGWEKANSTEFDDGTPNPVVIFMPEGSKTHMGSTMRLGSRRTLFQTADCITSRVYHNSQYVDERHRHRYEVNPEFIGTFEEAGLKFVGKDETGNRMEILELPSHPFYVGVQFHPEFKSRPRRPSPVFLGFILAATGQLDLYLEKQQNGS